In a genomic window of Xylophilus rhododendri:
- a CDS encoding DMT family transporter: MNPRPTPSAAGLLLATIGAIAFSGKAIIVKLAYRHGVDAVTLIMLRMLFALPFFLLLAWWAGRERGGVRPAALTRRDWLGVLGLGFTGYYLSSFLDFAGLAYISASLERLILYLNPTLVLLLGWLIYRRMVLRGQLVGMAISYGGVVLVFGRELHGAGGAAVWGAALVFASALSYAVYLLYSGQLVRRLGSLRLVGLASTVACLCCLLQFALLRPLDSVLAVAPAVLWLSLLNATACTVVPVLLVMMAVERIGPALTAQSGMIGPVSTILLGVLLLDEPFTAWLAAGTVLVIAGILVFTRAKA; encoded by the coding sequence GTGAATCCTCGTCCCACCCCTTCGGCCGCCGGCCTGCTGCTGGCCACCATCGGCGCCATCGCCTTCAGCGGCAAGGCCATCATCGTCAAGCTGGCTTATCGGCACGGCGTGGATGCGGTCACGCTGATCATGCTGCGCATGCTGTTCGCGCTGCCCTTCTTCCTGCTCCTGGCCTGGTGGGCCGGGCGTGAGCGGGGCGGCGTGCGGCCTGCGGCGCTCACCCGGCGCGACTGGCTGGGGGTGCTGGGGCTGGGCTTCACCGGCTACTACCTGTCGAGCTTTCTCGACTTCGCCGGGCTGGCCTATATCAGCGCCAGCCTGGAGCGGCTGATCCTGTACCTCAACCCCACGCTGGTGCTGCTGCTGGGCTGGCTGATCTACCGGCGCATGGTGCTGCGCGGACAGCTCGTGGGCATGGCGATCAGCTACGGCGGCGTGGTGCTGGTCTTCGGGCGGGAGCTGCACGGCGCGGGCGGGGCGGCGGTATGGGGTGCGGCGCTGGTGTTCGCGAGCGCGCTGAGTTATGCCGTCTACCTGCTCTACAGCGGGCAACTGGTGCGGCGCCTGGGCTCGCTGCGGCTGGTGGGGCTGGCGAGCACGGTGGCCTGCCTGTGCTGCCTGCTGCAGTTCGCGCTGCTGCGGCCGCTGGATTCGGTGCTGGCGGTGGCGCCGGCGGTGCTGTGGCTGTCGCTGCTCAACGCCACGGCCTGCACGGTGGTACCGGTGCTGCTGGTGATGATGGCGGTCGAGCGCATCGGGCCGGCGCTCACGGCGCAGAGCGGCATGATCGGCCCGGTCTCCACCATCCTGCTGGGGGTGCTGCTGCTGGACGAGCCCTTCACC
- a CDS encoding tripartite tricarboxylate transporter permease — protein sequence MDLINHLSLGFGVAFTPINLLYCLIGCILGTLIGVLPGIGPVATIAMLLPATYALPPVSALIMLAGIYYGAQYGGSTTAILVNLPGESSSVVTVIDGYQMARRGRAGPALAAAGLGSFFAGCVGTIILAAFAPPLTEVAFKFGPAEYFSLMILGLIGAVVLASGSLLKAVSMIVLGLLLGLVGTDVNSGVARFSFDIPELTDGIGFVAIAMGVFGYGEIIANLANPEEDREVFTAKVSGLFPTKEDFKRMIPAVLRGTALGAALGILPGGGALLAAFAAYTIEKKTKLQPGEVPFGQGNIRGVAAPESANNAGAQTSFIPLLTLGIPPNAVMALMVGAMTIHNIQPGPQVMTSNPELFWGLIASMWIGNAMLIVLNLPLIGMWIKLLSVPYKYLFPSIILFCAIGVYSTNNNTFDIWMVGAFGVIGYIFHKLGCEPAPLLLGFILGPMMEENLRRALLLSRGSWSVFVQRPISAGLLAAALLLLIIVLLPAVKNKREEAFVEE from the coding sequence ATGGACCTGATTAATCACCTGTCTCTGGGTTTCGGCGTGGCCTTCACGCCGATCAACCTGCTGTACTGCCTGATCGGCTGTATCCTAGGCACGCTGATCGGCGTGCTCCCCGGCATCGGCCCGGTGGCGACCATCGCCATGCTGCTGCCCGCCACCTACGCACTGCCCCCGGTGTCGGCGCTGATCATGCTGGCCGGTATCTATTACGGCGCCCAGTACGGCGGCTCCACCACCGCCATCCTGGTGAACCTGCCGGGCGAATCGTCGTCGGTGGTGACCGTGATCGACGGCTACCAGATGGCGCGGCGAGGCAGGGCGGGTCCCGCGCTGGCGGCTGCCGGCCTGGGTTCGTTCTTCGCCGGCTGCGTGGGCACCATCATCCTGGCCGCCTTCGCACCTCCGCTGACCGAAGTCGCCTTCAAGTTCGGTCCTGCCGAATACTTCTCGCTGATGATCCTGGGCCTGATCGGCGCCGTGGTGCTGGCTTCTGGCTCGCTGCTCAAGGCCGTGTCCATGATCGTGCTGGGCCTGCTGCTGGGCCTGGTGGGTACCGACGTGAACTCGGGTGTCGCCCGTTTCTCCTTCGACATCCCTGAGCTGACCGACGGCATCGGCTTCGTGGCCATCGCCATGGGTGTGTTCGGCTACGGCGAAATCATCGCCAACCTGGCCAACCCGGAAGAAGACCGCGAAGTGTTCACCGCCAAGGTGTCGGGCCTGTTCCCCACCAAGGAAGACTTCAAGCGCATGATCCCGGCCGTGCTGCGCGGCACGGCACTCGGCGCAGCACTGGGCATCCTGCCCGGCGGCGGCGCGCTGCTGGCGGCCTTCGCTGCCTACACGATCGAAAAGAAGACCAAGCTGCAACCCGGCGAAGTTCCTTTCGGCCAAGGCAACATCCGCGGCGTGGCGGCTCCCGAGTCGGCCAACAACGCCGGTGCTCAGACCTCCTTCATCCCGCTGCTGACGCTGGGCATTCCGCCCAACGCGGTGATGGCGCTGATGGTGGGTGCGATGACCATCCACAACATCCAGCCCGGCCCGCAGGTGATGACCAGCAACCCGGAACTGTTCTGGGGCCTGATCGCCTCGATGTGGATCGGCAACGCGATGCTGATCGTGCTGAACCTGCCGCTGATCGGCATGTGGATCAAGCTGCTGTCGGTTCCCTACAAGTACCTGTTCCCGTCGATCATCCTGTTCTGCGCGATCGGTGTGTACTCGACCAACAACAACACCTTCGACATCTGGATGGTGGGTGCCTTCGGCGTGATCGGCTACATCTTCCACAAGCTCGGCTGCGAACCCGCACCGCTGCTGCTGGGCTTCATCCTGGGCCCGATGATGGAAGAGAACCTGCGCCGCGCGCTGCTGCTGTCGCGTGGCAGCTGGTCGGTGTTCGTGCAGCGTCCGATCTCGGCCGGCCTGCTGGCAGCCGCCCTGCTGCTGCTGATCATCGTGCTGCTGCCCGCGGTGAAGAACAAGCGCGAAGAAGCCTTCGTCGAAGAGTGA
- a CDS encoding tripartite tricarboxylate transporter TctB family protein, translated as MKIKSQKDFFSGLMFLIVGIGFAWGATNYTIGSGARMGPGYFPLMLGILMAILGAVLTMTAMSVETETGDPIGKWAWKPLGFVIVANLLFGILLGGLPSIGLPAMGLIIAIYALVIIGSMAGNEFKLVPTIILATVLAIGSYIAFIWALKLQMQVWPTFITG; from the coding sequence GTGAAGATCAAGAGTCAAAAAGACTTTTTCTCCGGCCTGATGTTCCTCATCGTAGGCATCGGGTTCGCGTGGGGAGCGACGAACTACACGATTGGCTCGGGAGCCCGCATGGGCCCGGGCTATTTCCCGTTGATGCTGGGCATCCTGATGGCCATCCTCGGCGCGGTGCTGACGATGACGGCGATGTCGGTGGAAACCGAGACCGGCGACCCGATCGGCAAGTGGGCCTGGAAGCCGCTGGGCTTCGTGATCGTCGCCAACCTGCTGTTCGGCATCCTGCTCGGCGGCCTGCCCAGCATCGGCCTGCCGGCCATGGGCCTGATCATCGCGATCTATGCCCTGGTGATCATCGGCAGCATGGCCGGCAACGAGTTCAAGCTCGTGCCCACCATCATCCTGGCCACCGTGCTCGCCATCGGCAGCTACATCGCCTTCATCTGGGCCCTCAAGCTGCAGATGCAGGTGTGGCCCACCTTCATCACCGGCTGA
- a CDS encoding GspE/PulE family protein: MEPSTAPPIAAVQAAGPVTWRQMVEWLRADGVIGADEAERTIARCSRAESSQTALLRLANVAITRQSDGKPMDVEMLTEYLAAKAGLPYLRIDPLRVEVGKVADTMSAAYAERHRVLPVQVTSKEVVVATAEPFMNDWVPEVERQARRAVKRVVANPVDIHKFTIEFFALAKSVRAAQKAGGNGGAASFEQLVELGRSNRQLDANDQGVVRVVDWLWQYAFDQRASDIHLEPRREQGVIRFRIDGVLHQVYQMPLGVLNAMTARIKLLGRMDVVERRRPQDGRIKTRNPRGDEVEMRLSTLPTAFGEKMVMRIFDPDTAVKDLEALGFMPHDASRWEDLVTRPHGIILVTGPTGAGKTTTLYSTLKRVATEEVNVTTVEDPIEMIEPSFNQTQVQPQLDFGFAEGLRAMMRQDPDIIMVGEIRDLETADMAVQAALTGHLVFSTLHTNDAPSAVTRLMELGVPPYLLNATLLGVLAQRLVRTLCSACRQPDDAASRESLAAAMKPWKLSGGYQPYKPVGCVECRMTGYRGRMGLYELLTVSEVFKDKVNKEPVIGALRRQAIADGMRPLRLAGALRVAEGLTTLPEILATTPPLDTGE, encoded by the coding sequence ATGGAACCGTCCACCGCACCCCCGATCGCCGCCGTGCAGGCCGCCGGCCCGGTGACCTGGCGCCAGATGGTCGAATGGCTGCGCGCCGACGGCGTCATCGGCGCTGACGAGGCCGAACGCACCATCGCCCGCTGCTCCCGCGCCGAGAGCAGCCAGACCGCGCTGCTGCGCCTGGCCAACGTCGCCATCACCCGCCAGTCCGACGGCAAGCCGATGGACGTGGAGATGCTCACCGAATACCTGGCCGCCAAGGCCGGCCTGCCCTATCTGCGCATCGACCCGCTGCGGGTGGAGGTGGGCAAGGTGGCCGACACCATGAGCGCCGCCTATGCCGAGCGCCACCGGGTGCTGCCGGTGCAGGTGACGTCCAAGGAAGTGGTGGTGGCCACCGCCGAGCCCTTCATGAACGACTGGGTGCCCGAGGTGGAGCGCCAGGCCCGCCGGGCGGTGAAACGGGTGGTGGCCAACCCGGTGGACATCCACAAGTTCACCATCGAATTCTTCGCGCTCGCCAAGTCGGTGCGCGCCGCCCAGAAGGCCGGCGGCAACGGCGGCGCCGCCAGCTTCGAGCAGCTGGTGGAACTGGGCCGCAGCAACCGCCAGCTCGACGCCAACGACCAGGGCGTGGTGCGGGTGGTCGACTGGCTCTGGCAATACGCCTTCGACCAGCGCGCCAGCGACATCCACCTGGAGCCGCGGCGCGAGCAGGGCGTGATCCGTTTCCGCATCGACGGCGTGCTGCATCAGGTCTACCAGATGCCGCTGGGCGTGCTCAACGCCATGACCGCCCGCATCAAGCTGCTGGGCCGCATGGACGTGGTGGAGCGCCGCCGCCCGCAGGACGGCCGCATCAAGACCCGCAACCCGCGCGGCGACGAAGTGGAAATGCGCCTGTCCACCCTGCCCACCGCCTTCGGCGAGAAGATGGTGATGCGCATCTTCGACCCGGACACCGCCGTCAAGGACCTGGAAGCGCTCGGCTTCATGCCCCACGACGCCAGCCGCTGGGAAGACCTGGTGACCCGGCCGCACGGCATCATCCTGGTGACCGGCCCGACCGGGGCCGGCAAGACCACCACCCTGTACTCCACCCTCAAGCGGGTGGCGACCGAAGAGGTCAACGTGACCACGGTGGAGGACCCGATCGAGATGATCGAGCCCTCCTTCAACCAGACCCAGGTGCAGCCCCAGCTCGACTTCGGCTTCGCCGAGGGCCTGCGCGCCATGATGCGGCAGGACCCGGACATCATCATGGTGGGCGAGATCCGCGACCTGGAGACCGCCGACATGGCGGTGCAGGCCGCGCTCACCGGCCACCTGGTCTTCTCCACCCTGCACACCAACGACGCGCCCTCGGCCGTCACTCGCCTGATGGAGCTGGGCGTTCCGCCCTACCTGCTCAACGCCACCCTGCTGGGCGTGCTGGCCCAGCGCCTGGTGCGCACCCTGTGCAGCGCCTGCCGCCAGCCCGACGACGCGGCCTCCCGCGAAAGCCTGGCCGCCGCCATGAAGCCCTGGAAACTCAGCGGCGGCTACCAGCCCTACAAACCCGTGGGCTGCGTGGAATGCCGCATGACCGGCTACCGCGGCCGCATGGGCCTGTACGAACTGCTGACCGTCAGCGAAGTCTTCAAGGACAAGGTCAACAAGGAGCCGGTGATTGGCGCGCTGCGGCGCCAGGCGATCGCCGACGGCATGCGGCCCCTGCGGCTGGCCGGTGCGCTGCGGGTGGCCGAAGGGCTGACCACGCTGCCGGAAATACTGGCGACCACGCCGCCGCTGGATACGGGCGAATAA
- a CDS encoding class I SAM-dependent methyltransferase → MSRPTRRAPALPEVNFSDYGDVRSLHLGTLWIQGSMRLDAPDDIELEYVQRMMAWMLFVDAPSVMRRHAMQLGLGAAALTKFCRRKLRMHTTAVELNPAVVHACRGWFKLPADDARLNVIVADAAAEIKKPKWAGTIDALQVDLYDDEAAAPVLDSADFYRDCRALLTEEGCMTVNLFGRAASYERSLAQISEAFGDTAVWAFRPTREGNTVVLAQRTPSRPDRATLLARAATLQERWGLPAQKWLRVFKPVIASLE, encoded by the coding sequence ATGAGCCGACCCACCCGCCGCGCACCCGCCTTGCCCGAGGTGAATTTTTCCGACTACGGCGATGTCCGAAGCCTGCACCTGGGCACCCTCTGGATCCAGGGCTCGATGCGCCTGGACGCGCCCGACGACATCGAGCTGGAGTACGTCCAGCGCATGATGGCCTGGATGCTTTTCGTCGATGCGCCTTCGGTGATGCGCCGCCACGCCATGCAGCTCGGCTTGGGCGCCGCGGCCCTCACCAAGTTCTGCCGCCGCAAGCTGCGCATGCACACGACCGCCGTGGAACTCAATCCCGCCGTGGTGCATGCCTGCCGCGGCTGGTTCAAGCTGCCGGCCGACGATGCCCGCCTGAACGTGATCGTGGCCGACGCCGCCGCGGAAATCAAAAAGCCGAAGTGGGCCGGCACCATCGACGCCCTGCAGGTCGATCTTTATGACGACGAGGCCGCCGCCCCCGTGCTCGACAGCGCCGATTTCTACCGCGACTGCCGCGCGCTGCTGACGGAAGAGGGCTGCATGACCGTCAACCTCTTCGGCCGCGCCGCCAGCTACGAACGCAGCCTGGCGCAGATCTCCGAAGCCTTCGGCGACACGGCGGTCTGGGCCTTCCGGCCCACACGCGAAGGCAACACCGTGGTGCTGGCCCAGCGCACGCCGAGTCGGCCCGACCGGGCCACGCTGCTGGCGCGCGCCGCCACCCTCCAGGAACGCTGGGGCCTGCCCGCGCAGAAATGGCTGCGCGTCTTCAAGCCCGTGATCGCATCGCTGGAGTGA
- a CDS encoding TatD family hydrolase, whose product MERWIDTHCHLDAAEFGADGDTMRQSARQRGVACCVVPAIGAVNFDAVQGWAQRHGDTYALGIHPLFTGSAGDDDLALLAARLEQSREDPQLVAIGEIGLDYFVPDLDDSRQQHFFREQLKLARRFDLPVLLHTRRSVDRVLRHLREVGGSGAGRHRWRGIAHAFNGSQQQADTFIALGFKLGVGGTATFDRAQQVRRVVQAVPLEAIVMETDAPDIPPHWLYRDAAQRADGSPQARNSPVELPAIGAAVAELRGLTPQALAEASSANAWDAMPRLASWMQSRASPV is encoded by the coding sequence ATGGAACGCTGGATCGACACCCATTGCCACCTCGACGCCGCCGAGTTCGGCGCCGATGGCGACACGATGCGCCAGTCCGCCCGCCAGCGCGGCGTGGCCTGCTGCGTGGTGCCTGCCATCGGCGCCGTCAATTTCGATGCGGTCCAGGGCTGGGCGCAGCGCCACGGCGATACCTACGCGCTCGGCATCCACCCCCTCTTCACCGGCAGCGCAGGCGACGACGACCTGGCCCTGCTGGCAGCCCGCCTGGAGCAATCGCGCGAAGACCCGCAGCTGGTCGCCATCGGCGAGATCGGCCTCGACTACTTCGTGCCCGACCTGGACGACAGCCGCCAGCAGCATTTCTTCCGCGAGCAGCTGAAGCTCGCTCGCCGCTTCGACCTGCCGGTGCTGCTGCACACCCGCCGCTCGGTGGACCGGGTGCTGCGCCACCTGCGCGAAGTGGGCGGCAGCGGCGCCGGCCGCCACCGGTGGCGCGGCATCGCCCATGCCTTCAACGGCAGCCAGCAGCAGGCCGACACCTTCATCGCCCTCGGCTTCAAGCTGGGCGTGGGCGGCACCGCCACCTTCGACCGGGCCCAGCAGGTGCGCCGCGTGGTGCAGGCCGTGCCCCTGGAAGCCATCGTGATGGAGACCGATGCGCCCGACATTCCACCGCACTGGCTCTACCGCGACGCCGCCCAGCGCGCCGACGGCTCGCCGCAGGCGCGCAATTCGCCGGTGGAGCTGCCGGCCATCGGCGCGGCCGTGGCCGAACTGCGCGGCCTGACGCCCCAGGCGCTGGCCGAAGCCTCCAGCGCCAACGCCTGGGACGCCATGCCGCGCCTGGCCAGCTGGATGCAAAGCCGTGCATCCCCTGTGTAA
- a CDS encoding S1C family serine protease, translating to MRRPALYSSPRRPPEDPPANVGAEAAAPIAATAVPEPAPPVAATPPTSSTRRSRYLHMARNAATPVLAAAALAVALTVALRPAAPPVTQKDVDNAVRHTLEKAVLPSAVARAADKVAPSVVRVVAYDKSEKIGRGKYKPKEEGEIERGIGTGVVVVDKGVILTNLHVVAGADHIRVTFADGLESVASVINVQAENDLAVLQAHKIPDDLAAATLKSTATLRPGDEVAAIGFPFGIGPSVSSGIVSGLKRGFLSPEGKQQLSNLIQFDAAANPGNSGGPLLTMDGEVVGIVTAILNPTQHRTFLGIGFAVPIENAAAAAGMPPF from the coding sequence ATGCGCAGGCCCGCCCTCTACAGCAGTCCCCGACGTCCGCCGGAAGACCCGCCGGCGAACGTCGGCGCAGAAGCGGCCGCACCCATCGCGGCCACGGCGGTGCCCGAGCCGGCACCGCCCGTCGCGGCAACACCACCCACCTCCTCCACCCGCCGCAGCCGCTATCTCCACATGGCGCGCAACGCCGCCACGCCCGTGCTCGCCGCGGCCGCGCTCGCCGTGGCGCTGACCGTCGCCCTGCGGCCCGCAGCGCCGCCGGTCACCCAGAAGGATGTGGACAACGCCGTGCGCCACACGCTGGAAAAGGCCGTGCTGCCGTCCGCCGTGGCCCGCGCCGCCGACAAGGTCGCGCCCTCGGTCGTGCGAGTGGTCGCTTACGACAAGAGCGAGAAGATCGGCCGCGGCAAGTACAAACCCAAGGAAGAAGGCGAGATCGAGCGCGGCATCGGCACCGGCGTGGTGGTGGTCGACAAGGGCGTGATCCTCACCAATTTGCATGTGGTGGCCGGTGCCGACCATATCCGCGTGACCTTCGCCGACGGCCTGGAGAGCGTGGCCTCGGTCATCAACGTGCAGGCCGAAAACGACCTGGCCGTGCTGCAGGCCCACAAGATCCCGGACGACCTGGCCGCTGCCACGCTCAAATCCACCGCCACGCTGCGGCCGGGCGACGAGGTGGCGGCCATCGGTTTTCCCTTCGGCATCGGGCCCTCCGTCTCCTCGGGCATCGTCTCGGGGCTCAAGCGGGGTTTCCTGTCGCCCGAAGGCAAGCAGCAGCTGTCCAACCTGATCCAGTTCGATGCCGCGGCCAACCCCGGCAACTCGGGCGGCCCGCTGCTCACCATGGACGGCGAGGTGGTCGGCATCGTCACCGCCATCCTCAACCCGACCCAGCACCGCACCTTCCTGGGCATAGGCTTTGCCGTGCCGATCGAGAACGCCGCCGCCGCCGCCGGCATGCCGCCCTTCTGA